Proteins encoded within one genomic window of Esox lucius isolate fEsoLuc1 chromosome 12, fEsoLuc1.pri, whole genome shotgun sequence:
- the LOC105028991 gene encoding cytosolic sulfotransferase 2-like isoform X2: MERKMQASKHVYLYSTIHTLKQFDGLREECVSILRDKSMCNQLILPEVSYSEKGMELPPRPKLFDFHGVYMTNYFTDNWDNVQNFQARPNDIIIATYPKAGTTWVSYILDQLYFGQSAPESLTTLTERVPFLEMNIPLIPSGVETLDKLPTSPRLIKTHLPVQFMPRSFWEQDCRVHYSNGMWVLYSSSVVFGPWYDHVTGWWEKKQTHSKIHYMFYEDMIEDMGRELDGLCSFLGLSPSEEEKERVIEGCHFDNMKNNSMTNYSTDLVMDFNISPFMRKGKVGDWKNHFTVAQSEQFDEDYQKKMNNSQLRFRSTF, from the exons ATGGAAAGAAAaatgcaagcaagcaagcacgtttatttatatagcacaattcatacattgaagcaatttgATGGGTTGAGAGAGGAATGTGTGAGCATATTAAGAGATAAGTCAATGTGTAACCAACTTATTCTGCCTGAGGTTTCTTACTCTGAAAAAGGG ATGGAGCTTCCACCGAGACCAAAACTCTTTGACTTTCATGGAGTCTACATGACCAACTACTTCACTGATAATTGGGACAATGTCCAGAACTTCCAGGCCAGGCCAAATGACATTATCATCGCTACCTATCCCAAAGCAG GGACCACCTGGGTATCCTACATTCTGGACCAGCTGTATTTTGGCCAGTCTGCCCCAGAGAGTCTGACAACTCTCACTGAAAGAGTACCGTTCCTGGAGATGAATATTCCTCTGATTCCTTCAG GGGTTGAGACGCTGGACAAGTTACCCACCTCTCCTCGCCTCATCAAGACTCACCTCCCTGTCCAGTTCATGCCCAGGTCCTTCTGGGAGCAGGACTGCAGGGTACATTACAGTAATGG GATGTGGGTACTCTACTCTTCTTCAGTGGTGTTTGGACCCTGGTATGACCATGTGACCGGCTGGTGGGAGAAGAAACAGACTCACTCTAAAATCCACTACATGTTTTATGAAGACATGATAGAG GATATGGGACGGGAGCTGGACGGACTATGCTCCTTCCTGGGTTTGTCTCCttcagaggaggagaaggagagagtgatagaAGGATGTCACTTTGACAACATGAAGAATAATAGTATGACCAACTACTCCACTGACCTAGTCATGGACTTCAACATATCCCCTTTTATGCGAAaag GAAAGGTTGGTGACTGGAAGAACCATTTCACTGTGGCTCAGAGTGAACAGTTTGATGAAGACTATCAGAAGAAGATGAACAACAGTCAACTCCGATTTCGTTCAACTTTTTAG
- the LOC105028991 gene encoding cytosolic sulfotransferase 2-like isoform X1, translated as MERKMQASKHVYLYSTIHTLKQFDGLREECVSILRDKSMCNQLILPEVSYSEKGMELPPRPKLFDFHGVYMTNYFTDNWDNVQNFQARPNDIIIATYPKAGTTWVSYILDQLYFGQSAPESLTTLTERVPFLEMNIPLIPSGVETLDKLPTSPRLIKTHLPVQFMPRSFWEQDCRVVYVARNAKDSVVSYFHFDRMNMAQPEPGDWNNFLQRFMDGKMVFGPWYDHVTGWWEKKQTHSKIHYMFYEDMIEDMGRELDGLCSFLGLSPSEEEKERVIEGCHFDNMKNNSMTNYSTDLVMDFNISPFMRKGKVGDWKNHFTVAQSEQFDEDYQKKMNNSQLRFRSTF; from the exons ATGGAAAGAAAaatgcaagcaagcaagcacgtttatttatatagcacaattcatacattgaagcaatttgATGGGTTGAGAGAGGAATGTGTGAGCATATTAAGAGATAAGTCAATGTGTAACCAACTTATTCTGCCTGAGGTTTCTTACTCTGAAAAAGGG ATGGAGCTTCCACCGAGACCAAAACTCTTTGACTTTCATGGAGTCTACATGACCAACTACTTCACTGATAATTGGGACAATGTCCAGAACTTCCAGGCCAGGCCAAATGACATTATCATCGCTACCTATCCCAAAGCAG GGACCACCTGGGTATCCTACATTCTGGACCAGCTGTATTTTGGCCAGTCTGCCCCAGAGAGTCTGACAACTCTCACTGAAAGAGTACCGTTCCTGGAGATGAATATTCCTCTGATTCCTTCAG GGGTTGAGACGCTGGACAAGTTACCCACCTCTCCTCGCCTCATCAAGACTCACCTCCCTGTCCAGTTCATGCCCAGGTCCTTCTGGGAGCAGGACTGCAGG GTGGTGTACGTGGCTCGTAATGCCAAGGACAGTGTAGTGTCTTATTTCCACTTTGACCGTATGAACATGGCCCAACCTGAGCCAGGAGACTGGAACAACTTCTTACAGAGATTCATGGATGGAAAGA TGGTGTTTGGACCCTGGTATGACCATGTGACCGGCTGGTGGGAGAAGAAACAGACTCACTCTAAAATCCACTACATGTTTTATGAAGACATGATAGAG GATATGGGACGGGAGCTGGACGGACTATGCTCCTTCCTGGGTTTGTCTCCttcagaggaggagaaggagagagtgatagaAGGATGTCACTTTGACAACATGAAGAATAATAGTATGACCAACTACTCCACTGACCTAGTCATGGACTTCAACATATCCCCTTTTATGCGAAaag GAAAGGTTGGTGACTGGAAGAACCATTTCACTGTGGCTCAGAGTGAACAGTTTGATGAAGACTATCAGAAGAAGATGAACAACAGTCAACTCCGATTTCGTTCAACTTTTTAG
- the LOC105028991 gene encoding cytosolic sulfotransferase 2-like isoform X3, with translation MELPPRPKLFDFHGVYMTNYFTDNWDNVQNFQARPNDIIIATYPKAGTTWVSYILDQLYFGQSAPESLTTLTERVPFLEMNIPLIPSGVETLDKLPTSPRLIKTHLPVQFMPRSFWEQDCRVVYVARNAKDSVVSYFHFDRMNMAQPEPGDWNNFLQRFMDGKMVFGPWYDHVTGWWEKKQTHSKIHYMFYEDMIEDMGRELDGLCSFLGLSPSEEEKERVIEGCHFDNMKNNSMTNYSTDLVMDFNISPFMRKGKVGDWKNHFTVAQSEQFDEDYQKKMNNSQLRFRSTF, from the exons ATGGAGCTTCCACCGAGACCAAAACTCTTTGACTTTCATGGAGTCTACATGACCAACTACTTCACTGATAATTGGGACAATGTCCAGAACTTCCAGGCCAGGCCAAATGACATTATCATCGCTACCTATCCCAAAGCAG GGACCACCTGGGTATCCTACATTCTGGACCAGCTGTATTTTGGCCAGTCTGCCCCAGAGAGTCTGACAACTCTCACTGAAAGAGTACCGTTCCTGGAGATGAATATTCCTCTGATTCCTTCAG GGGTTGAGACGCTGGACAAGTTACCCACCTCTCCTCGCCTCATCAAGACTCACCTCCCTGTCCAGTTCATGCCCAGGTCCTTCTGGGAGCAGGACTGCAGG GTGGTGTACGTGGCTCGTAATGCCAAGGACAGTGTAGTGTCTTATTTCCACTTTGACCGTATGAACATGGCCCAACCTGAGCCAGGAGACTGGAACAACTTCTTACAGAGATTCATGGATGGAAAGA TGGTGTTTGGACCCTGGTATGACCATGTGACCGGCTGGTGGGAGAAGAAACAGACTCACTCTAAAATCCACTACATGTTTTATGAAGACATGATAGAG GATATGGGACGGGAGCTGGACGGACTATGCTCCTTCCTGGGTTTGTCTCCttcagaggaggagaaggagagagtgatagaAGGATGTCACTTTGACAACATGAAGAATAATAGTATGACCAACTACTCCACTGACCTAGTCATGGACTTCAACATATCCCCTTTTATGCGAAaag GAAAGGTTGGTGACTGGAAGAACCATTTCACTGTGGCTCAGAGTGAACAGTTTGATGAAGACTATCAGAAGAAGATGAACAACAGTCAACTCCGATTTCGTTCAACTTTTTAG
- the LOC105028990 gene encoding proline-rich transmembrane protein 3 — protein MAPASILILTLILSSLHPSSGQVSVRSSPSVPDPVLTLSPQPTLPSSRPSGWGDVSVRVTSRDWPTERGVGGVTGAPTTRTRMTGLSRHFPPSQTFNVGSAQSQPTSVQIKTGLLTPESSAVGSASGPKPLPPTKPSEAEPVTSGLRESDGLIQPGDMDDWQTTGSGSELIPAVLAVVEEESPVALTTSGGMPQLRPEAQTAYGEEPSKMDKALVDPTVSLSVQPHLSALTPASRTLSTQSPEIKWTVVPVVQEVETANTTKATDGPIAGQNSTVKSPSPRSATPISSNQQPQSAAPRGPVTNSTNQQTSATTQGSATTATTTELRGTLSSTTKQLRKATEPGSTASVTRQSTKTEPTPVHTTPSLQIARGRYVPKNDTHSPQRNHSAPVGRPRLPPSTVSSTPSPLPSALPLPNGTSLLWDDLSRTLAFSWELHVYGSAGLFLLLMTGAALGLALSPSMHCPHRGALALANGLLFLGGAARAALFLVDPYGTRKVIPRPVVTALYNLPLPLLVWAQGAMALLSIKGAGLSLLPSALERPALAAVLAVLQCTLLLAADLLSPALSPIVPLTLQCMSICWGLVLCLAYLGYVFPCLRNLPAQPPVPEEGRTVKAWPGGRRTRLVLARVLAVCALLGVLCCALHVYTSLWLYGLLGDWTRFSWTWWLTHFWARLLELAWAFSLLLLGSWVFWRPRGGRGRGDGGAGESRAAGDLPSPGQSSGSTNKHTCWAKIVQSLTGKTCGKSESNGVGGGGGGTGELPNNWAGQERSGADISKSLIRNQNCEALPSQVRSIKDSNRGRNQRGRSAERSGWDGSAGSLLRMQALGRPPQRSLSGSLEREKESRVSLYEFDLRPPSPIDLSRSIDEALHREHLLHGGSLFQPLCAPSPTPSPGSAGSQEGPWLRRNSDPQISDSSEEPSARTESSVPLGGSVLSSVPSRQVTAPPTPSHQGHRWAGDGGVSVPSSVSCPVSLRHSRASTGHLGDERGDDTRPFFTPDSERGRAGRNGAGRKSYLEVSRQDDSASVSSDIIDL, from the exons ATGGCCCCTGCATCCATCCTCATCCTCACCCTCATCCTgtcctcccttcatccctcctctGGCCAAGTGAGCGTCAGATCGTCCCCTTCGGTTCCCGACCCCGTCCTCACTCTATCCCCACAACCCACCCTGCCCTCATCTCGTCCCAGTGGTTGGGGCGATGTGTCCGTCAGGGTAACCAGCAGGGATTGGCCCACGGAGAGAGGAGTTGGGGGGGTGACTGGTGCTCCCACAACAAGGACCAGAATGACAGGCCTCAGTCGACACTTTCCTCCCTCTCAGACATTCAATGTTGGGTCAGCCCAAAGCCAGCCCACTTCCGTTCAGATCAAGACGGGTCTGCTAACGCCAGAATCAAGCGCAGTTGGATCCGCAAGTGGTCCAAAACCGCTTCCACCCACCAAACCCTCAGAGGCTGAACCGGTGACGTCAGGGCTCAGGGAATCCGATGGACTCATCCAACCAGGGGACATGGATGATTGGCAGACAACCGGGTCAGGGAGTGAACTCATCCCTGCAGTTTTGGCCGTTGTGGAAGAGGAGTCACCGGTTGCCTTGACCACGTCGGGTGGGATGCCACAGTTACGGCCAGAGGCTCAGACGGCTTATGGCGAAGAGCCTTCCAAAATGGACAAAGCACTGGTGGACCCGACGGTCAGCCTCAGTGTCCAGCCGCACCTATCTGCCTTGACTCCGGCCAGTAGGACCCTATCCACGCAGTCACCTGAAATTAAATGGACAGTTGTTCCTGTGGTCCAGGAAGTAGAGACAG CTAACACTACTAAAGCCACAGACGGACCCATAGCTGGACAGAACTCCACAGTGAAATCACCGTCTCCCCGATCCGCCACTCCGATCTCAAGCAATCAACAGCCACAGTCAGCGGCACCCCGTGGGCCCGTTACCAACTCAACCAATCAACAGACAAGTGCCACCACACAAGGATCGGCCACCACGGCAACAACCACAGAACTCAGGGGTACTTTGTCAAGCACAACCAAACAACTGAGGAAGGCTACTGAACCAGGAAGTACAGCAAGTGTCACCCGCCAATCCACCAagacag AGCCGACCCCAGTTCACACCACCCCTTCTCTCCAAATCGCGAGGGGGCGCTATGTCCCCAAAAATGACACCCACTCGCCTCAGAGGAACCACTCTGCGCCCGTAGGCCGCCCTCGCCTCCCCCCATCAACTGTGTCTTCCACCCCTTCACCCCTGCCAAGCGCCTTGCCTCTACCCAATGGCACCTCTCTCCTCTGGGATGACCTGAGTAGGACGCTGGCCTTCTCCTGGGAGCTCCATGTCTACGGCTCGGCCGGCCTCTTCCTGCTCCTCATGACCGGAGCCGCCCTGGGCCTGGCTCTGTCTCCCAGCATGCACTGCCCACACCGCGGCGCCCTGGCCCTGGCCAACGGCCTCCTCTTCCTGGGGGGCGCAGCCAGGGCCGCCCTCTTCCTGGTTGACCCCTACGGGACGAGGAAGGTCATCCCTCGGCCCGTCGTGACCGCTCTCTACAACCTCCCGCTGCCCTTGTTGGTGTGGGCTCAGGGCGCCATGGCGCTGCTTTCCATCAAGGGGGCGGGGCTGAGCCTGCTGCCCTCTGCCCTGGAGCGCCCCGCGCTGGCAGCTGTGCTGGCTGTGCTGCAGTGCACTCTGCTGCTGGCGGCCGACCTGCTCTCCCCGGCCCTGTCCCCGATCGTGCCGCTCACCCTTCAGTGCATGTCCATCTGCTGGGGCCTGGTTCTCTGCCTGGCCTACCTGGGCTACGTCTTCCCCTGCCTGCGAAATCTCCCGGCCCAGCCGCCCGTCCCAGAGGAGGGAAGGACCGTCAAAGCCTGGCCGGGGGGCAGGCGAACCAGGTTAGTGCTGGCTCGCGTGCTGGCGGTGTGCGCCCTCCTGGGGGTGCTGTGCTGCGCGCTCCATGTCTACACCAGCCTGTGGCTCTACGGGCTCCTGGGGGACTGGACGCGCTTCAGTTGGACCTGGTGGCTGACGCACTTCTGGGCCCGGCTGCTGGAGCTGGCCTGggccttctctctcctcctgctggGCTCCTGGGTGTTCTGGAGGCCCCGGGGGGGGCGAGGGAGAGGGGACGGCGGGGCGGGGGAGAGCCGGGCTGCGGGCGATCTCCCCTCGCCCGGACAGTCCTCCGGGTCGACGAACAAACACACCTGCTGGGCCAAGATAGTCCAGAGCCTGACGGGGAAGACCTGCGGGAAGTCCGAGAGCAACGGGGTGGGAGGGGGCGGAGGAGGCACGGGCGAGTTGCCCAACAACTGGGCGGGGCAGGAACGCTCCGGAGCCGACATCAGCAAGAGCCTGATCCGAAACCAGAACTGTGAGGCTCTGCCCTCACAGGTGCGCAGCATCAAGGACAGCAACCGGGGGCGCAACCAGAGGGGCAGATCGGCGGAAAGGAGCGGGTGGGATGGCTCTGCGGGGTCCCTGCTTCGGATGCAGGCGCTAGGACGTCCCCCGCAGCGCTCGCTCAGTGGCAGCCTGGAGCGGGAGAAGGAGTCGCGGGTGTCTCTTTATGAGTTCGACCTGAGGCCTCCCTCCCCCATTGACCTGAGCCGGAGCATCGATGAAGCCCTGCACCGAGAGCACCTCCTCCACGGAGGGAGCCTGTTCCAGCCCCTCTGCGCACCGTCGCCTACTCCTTCCCCGGGCTCGGCCGGCAGTCAGGAGGGGCCCTGGCTCCGCAGGAACAGCGACCCCCAGATCTCAGACAGCAGCGAGGAGCCCTCAGCCCGCACGGAGTCCTCCGTGCCGCTAGGGGGCAGTGTGCTCAGCAGTGTTCCCAGCAGGCAGGTCACGGCTCCCCCCACGCCCTCTCACCAGGGCCACCGCTGGGCCGGGGATGGGGGAGTAAGTGTCCCCTCCTCAGTGTCCTGTCCCGTGTCGCTGCGCCACTCCAGGGCCTCCACGGGTCATCtgggggatgagaggggggatGACACCAGGCCATTTTTCACCCCAGACTCTGAGagggggagggcagggaggaACGGAGCGGGAAGGAAAAGCTACCTGGAGGTGAGCAGGCAAGATGACTCAGCCAGCGTAAGCAGTGACATTATCGACCTTTGA